One genomic segment of Helianthus annuus cultivar XRQ/B chromosome 14, HanXRQr2.0-SUNRISE, whole genome shotgun sequence includes these proteins:
- the LOC110890661 gene encoding vesicle-associated membrane protein 727 isoform X1 — protein sequence MSKKGLIYSFVAKGTVVLAEHTAYSGNVSTVAVQCLQKLPSSGSTKYTYSCDGYTFNFLLDSGFVFLVVADETIGRSVPFVFLERVKDDFKKLYGASIGSDHPLADDSDDDLFEDRFSIAYNLDREFGPKIKEQMEYCLNHPDEMSKLSKLKAQITEVKGIMMDNIEKVLDRGEKIELLVDKTENLQFQADSFQRQGRQLRRKMWLQNLQMKLMVGGAIAIFIIIVWLMACRGFKC from the exons ATGAGTAAGAAAGGATTGATTTATAGCTTTGTTGCAAAAGGGACTGTTGTGTTAGCTGAACACACAGCTTACTCTGGAAATGTCAGTACGGTTGCCGTTCAGTGCTTACAGAAACTGCCTTCTTCTGGGAGCACCAAGTACACGTATTCCTGTGACGGATACACCTTCAACTTCTTGCTTGATAGTGGCTTTG TTTTTCTCGTTGTTGCGGATGAAACGATTGGACGGAGTGTGCCATTTGTGTTTCTAGAAAGAGTGAAAGATGACTTCAAGAAACTTTATGGAGCAAGTATTGGAAGCGATCACCCACTTGctgatgacagtgatgatgatTTATTTGAAGATCGGTTTAGTATCGCTTACAATCTTGATAGGGAGTTCGG GCCAAAGATAAAGGAGCAAATGGAGTATTGTTTAAATCATCCAGATGAAATGAGTAAACTGTCTAAACTGAAAGCTCAGATAACAGAGGTTAAAGGGATTATGATGGACAACATTGAGAAG GTTTTGGATCGTGGTGAGAAGATTGAATTACTAGTTGATAAGACAGAAAACCTTCAGTTCCAG GCAGACAGCTTCCAAAGGCAAGGAAGGCAACTAAGAAGGAAGATGTGGTTACAGAATCTTCAGATGAAGCTTATGGTAGGTGGAGCCATTGCTATTTTTATCATCATAGTCTGGCTCATGGCTTGTAGAGGGTTCAAATGTTAA
- the LOC110890661 gene encoding vesicle-associated membrane protein 727 isoform X2, whose translation MSKKGLIYSFVAKGTVVLAEHTAYSGNVSTVAVQCLQKLPSSGSTKYTYSCDGYTFNFLLDSGFVFLVVADETIGRSVPFVFLERVKDDFKKLYGASIGSDHPLADDSDDDLFEDRFSIAYNLDREFGPKIKEQMEYCLNHPDEMSKLSKLKAQITEVKGIMMDNIEKVLDRGEKIELLVDKTENLQFQADSFQRQGRQLRRKMWLQNLQMKLMVLCGCRKKIKLNEEPNTI comes from the exons ATGAGTAAGAAAGGATTGATTTATAGCTTTGTTGCAAAAGGGACTGTTGTGTTAGCTGAACACACAGCTTACTCTGGAAATGTCAGTACGGTTGCCGTTCAGTGCTTACAGAAACTGCCTTCTTCTGGGAGCACCAAGTACACGTATTCCTGTGACGGATACACCTTCAACTTCTTGCTTGATAGTGGCTTTG TTTTTCTCGTTGTTGCGGATGAAACGATTGGACGGAGTGTGCCATTTGTGTTTCTAGAAAGAGTGAAAGATGACTTCAAGAAACTTTATGGAGCAAGTATTGGAAGCGATCACCCACTTGctgatgacagtgatgatgatTTATTTGAAGATCGGTTTAGTATCGCTTACAATCTTGATAGGGAGTTCGG GCCAAAGATAAAGGAGCAAATGGAGTATTGTTTAAATCATCCAGATGAAATGAGTAAACTGTCTAAACTGAAAGCTCAGATAACAGAGGTTAAAGGGATTATGATGGACAACATTGAGAAG GTTTTGGATCGTGGTGAGAAGATTGAATTACTAGTTGATAAGACAGAAAACCTTCAGTTCCAG GCAGACAGCTTCCAAAGGCAAGGAAGGCAACTAAGAAGGAAGATGTGGTTACAGAATCTTCAGATGAAGCTTATG gtactttgtGGATGCCGGAagaagatcaagctcaacgaagaaccgaacacgatatag
- the LOC110888531 gene encoding transcription factor SRM1-like yields the protein MVMSNQEKKRSKWTSRDHWLFLNAVANGPQRMIDTIGEWQELANGIPGKTPDEVKAYYKAVEHDLLEIEAGRVKLPNYPDDDDDDIGGESVVEAGTGQSKSGEKERKKATPWSVEEHKRFLQGLEIYGKGDWRSISRMMVVTRTATQVASHAQKYFLRQASLKEDYNKEENRKRMKRKRSSIHDITTADASMVVPVQPSSATPPATSLNDGDQGTGVPAGPTTLSTHGGQSIGSHDIAATIQPTSPTTSLYGDQATTLSPFGSGRGAQSSITQWPSSTTTAVSLTLTQPISSSPPAASFYDSRGKDLYRGQGQPVTSFYGGQTTSSPSGGGTGAQSSITQWPTSTTTAQPISSTLPDTSFYESRDKDVYRGEEQPVTSFYGEAVPLRYEIMAAKDYSEEVFGIENISYVSEPIFE from the exons ATGGTGATGTCCAACCAGGAGAAGAAGAGGTCCAAGTGGACGAGTCGCGACCATTGGCTGTTTCTAAATGCAGTGGCTAATGGCCCTCAACGTATGATTGATACCATCGGAGAGTGGCAGGAGCTAGCCAATGGGATTCCAGGTAAGACGCCCGATGAGGTCAAAGCATACTACAAGGCGGTGGAACACGATTTACTTGAGATTGAAGCGGGTCGGGTTAAGTTACCGAATTatcctgatgatgatgatgatgatattggagGGGAATCGGTTGTTGAGGCGGGTACCGGCCAGTCCAAAAGTGGAGAAAAGGAGAGGAAGAAAGCTACCCCATGGAGTGTAGAAGAACACAA GAGGTTCCTGCAAGGGCTGGAGATTTATGGAAAGGGGGATTGGCGGAGCATATCGAGAATGATGGTGGTTACAAGGACGGCTACACAAGTGGCTAGCCATGCCCAAAAGTATTTCCTCCGCCAGGCTTCACTTAAGGAAGATTATAACAAGGAAGAAAATAGAaagaggatgaagaggaagaggagCAGCATTCATGACATCACCACCGCGGACGCCTCCATGGTGGTGCCTGTACAACCGAGTTCAGCAACACCACCAGCCACTAGTTTGAATGACGGTGACCAAGGAACAGGAGTTCCAGCAGGACCAACAACATTGTCAACCCATGGGGGACAAAGCATTGGCAGCCACGACATAGCCGCAACCATACAACCAACGTCACCAACCACTAGTTTATATGGTGACCAAGCAACAACACTGTCACCCTTTGGCAGTGGCAGAGGAGCACAATCATCAATAACACAATGGCCGAGCAGTACCACCACTGCAGTGTCACTCACACTCACACAGCCGatatcatcatcaccaccagccGCTAGTTTCTATGACAGCCGAGGCAAAGATTTGTACCGTGGCCAAGGACAGCCAGTCACTAGTTTCTATGGCGGCCAAACAACATCATCACCCTCTGGCGGTGGTACAGGAGCACAATCATCAATAACACAATGGCCGACCAGTACCACCACTGCACAGCCGATATCATCAACACTACCAGACACTAGTTTTTATGAGAGCCGAGACAAAGATGTGTACCGTGGCGAAGAACAGCCAGTCACTAGTTTCTATGGAGAAGCAGTACCCCTGCGGTATGAAATCATGGCTGCTAAAGATTACTCTGAAGAAGTATTTGGTATTGAAAATATCAGCTACGTTAGTGAGCCTATCTTCGAATAG
- the LOC110890664 gene encoding vesicle-associated membrane protein 727-like, giving the protein MSKKGLIYSFVAKGTVVLAEHTAYSGNVSTVAVQCLQKLPSSGSTKYTYSCDGYTFNFLLDSGFVFLVVADETIGRSVPFVFLERVKDDFKKLYGASIGSDHPLADDSDDDLFEDRFSIAYNLDREFGPKIKEQMEYCLNHPDEMSKLSKLKAQITEVKGIMMDNIEKVLDRGEKIELLVDKTENLQFQADSFQRQGRQLRRKMWLQNLQMKLMVGGAIAIFIIIVWLMACRGFKC; this is encoded by the exons ATGAGTAAGAAAGGATTGATTTATAGCTTTGTTGCAAAAGGGACTGTTGTGTTAGCTGAACACACAGCTTACTCTGGAAATGTCAGTACGGTTGCCGTTCAGTGCTTACAGAAACTGCCTTCTTCTGGGAGCACCAAGTACACGTATTCCTGTGACGGATACACCTTCAACTTCTTGCTTGATAGTGGCTTTG TTTTTCTCGTTGTTGCGGATGAAACGATTGGACGGAGTGTGCCATTTGTGTTTCTAGAAAGAGTGAAAGATGACTTCAAGAAACTTTATGGAGCAAGTATTGGAAGCGATCACCCACTTGctgatgacagtgatgatgatTTATTTGAAGATCGGTTTAGTATCGCTTACAATCTTGATAGGGAGTTCGG GCCAAAGATAAAGGAGCAAATGGAGTATTGTTTAAATCATCCAGATGAAATGAGTAAACTGTCTAAACTGAAAGCTCAGATAACAGAGGTTAAAGGGATTATGATGGACAACATTGAGAAG GTTTTGGATCGTGGTGAGAAGATTGAATTACTAGTTGACAAGACAGAAAACCTTCAGTTCCAG GCAGACAGCTTCCAAAGGCAAGGAAGGCAACTAAGAAGGAAGATGTGGTTACAGAATCTTCAGATGAAGCTTATGGTAGGTGGAGCCATTGCTATTTTTATCATCATAGTCTGGCTCATGGCTTGTAGAGGGTTCAAATGTTAA